A stretch of Metabacillus sp. FJAT-52054 DNA encodes these proteins:
- a CDS encoding SDR family oxidoreductase translates to MSKTIFITGAGTGLGRGAALGLAKKGHRVIAATEITAQKTDLMQEAQSQGLDMEVFKLDITNERDRAQIEKYDIDVFVANAAINEGGPLAEVPMDRFRALFEVNVFATLETVQLAARKMVQKGSGKIVFMSSMAGISATPYVGPYTATKHAIEGIAQTMQAELKEFGVQVATINPGAYGTGFNDRSAEEKWKWFDEEKHFTKKADMIKQAEGLKDQFDPQDMIEKMIEIIPADHHKFRTVHPEETEKQLKETEQERWKMEI, encoded by the coding sequence ATGAGCAAAACCATCTTCATCACAGGCGCAGGAACCGGACTGGGCAGAGGCGCAGCACTCGGTCTCGCAAAAAAAGGCCATCGCGTCATCGCAGCAACGGAAATCACCGCCCAGAAAACAGATTTGATGCAGGAAGCACAAAGCCAAGGCCTTGATATGGAGGTTTTTAAACTCGATATCACCAATGAACGGGACCGAGCTCAAATCGAAAAATATGATATTGATGTATTTGTCGCGAATGCGGCAATCAACGAAGGCGGTCCGCTAGCGGAGGTTCCGATGGACCGGTTCCGCGCCCTTTTTGAGGTGAACGTGTTCGCAACGCTTGAAACGGTGCAGCTTGCTGCCCGGAAGATGGTTCAAAAAGGCAGCGGTAAAATCGTGTTTATGAGTTCAATGGCTGGTATTTCCGCAACTCCGTATGTCGGACCTTATACCGCCACAAAACACGCAATTGAAGGAATCGCCCAGACAATGCAGGCTGAGCTGAAAGAATTCGGCGTGCAAGTAGCAACCATTAATCCGGGAGCCTATGGTACAGGCTTTAACGACCGGAGTGCAGAAGAAAAATGGAAATGGTTCGATGAAGAAAAGCATTTTACAAAGAAGGCAGACATGATCAAGCAGGCAGAAGGATTAAAAGACCAGTTTGATCCGCAGGACATGATTGAAAAAATGATTGAAATCATCCCAGCAGACCACCACAAATTCCGTACCGTTCACCCGGAAGAAACAGAGAAACAGCTGAAGGAAACGGAGCAGGAACGGTGGAAAATGGAGATTTGA
- a CDS encoding ketoacyl-ACP synthase III: protein MTSKSLITAIGTYVPAKRLTNDDLEKMVDTRDEWIVQRTGMRERRISGEAEFTSDLCIKAVENLMKTYDKKVDDVDMIIVATSTADYSFPSTACKVQEAFQIKSTGAFDLSAACSGFVYALTMANGLISSGLNKKILVIGAETMSRVIDYTDRTTCILFGDGAGAVLVEYSKETPGFNASIMGTDGSGGQYLYLPGLTGGNRFLVQNGREVYKWATRTVSEGIERLLAQAGMGTDDIDWFVPHSANLRIIESICARSGISMEKTLYSVEYMGNTSSASIPLALDIGIKEKKVKHGDTVLLYGFGGGLTHAGAVVKWGVPDLDA, encoded by the coding sequence ATGACATCCAAATCCCTTATTACAGCAATCGGCACGTATGTCCCGGCTAAGCGGCTTACAAATGATGATCTTGAAAAGATGGTGGATACGAGAGATGAATGGATTGTCCAAAGAACCGGGATGAGAGAAAGAAGAATCTCCGGTGAGGCCGAGTTCACTTCCGATTTATGCATTAAGGCCGTTGAGAACCTCATGAAAACGTATGATAAAAAAGTGGATGATGTGGACATGATTATCGTCGCCACATCCACTGCGGATTACAGTTTTCCCAGTACCGCATGCAAAGTGCAGGAAGCCTTTCAAATAAAAAGCACAGGAGCCTTTGATCTGAGTGCCGCCTGTTCAGGCTTTGTCTATGCATTAACGATGGCAAATGGATTGATCTCCTCAGGTCTGAACAAAAAAATACTGGTCATTGGGGCAGAAACCATGTCTAGAGTGATCGATTATACAGATCGCACCACCTGCATTCTGTTTGGCGATGGAGCAGGAGCTGTACTAGTCGAATACAGCAAAGAAACTCCGGGCTTTAACGCGTCTATAATGGGGACAGACGGCAGCGGGGGACAGTATCTTTACCTGCCGGGGCTCACGGGCGGCAATCGATTCCTCGTACAAAACGGCCGCGAGGTATACAAATGGGCCACCCGGACAGTATCAGAAGGAATTGAACGGCTCCTGGCACAAGCAGGGATGGGAACAGACGATATTGACTGGTTCGTTCCGCACAGTGCGAACTTAAGAATCATAGAATCCATTTGCGCAAGGTCCGGAATCAGCATGGAAAAAACCCTGTACAGCGTAGAATACATGGGAAATACATCGTCCGCATCCATTCCTCTGGCATTGGATATAGGGATAAAGGAAAAGAAAGTAAAGCACGGAGATACCGTTTTGCTTTATGGGTTTGGGGGAGGACTGACTCATGCTGGGGCTGTGGTGAAGTGGGGGGTGCCGGATTTAGACGCGTAA
- a CDS encoding HD-GYP domain-containing protein → MKGLHLGFQGDFLEKVTDISSEYSLLAKGDGAEVILQTILEGKTFYVHPGDTPELMEFFYILSGHCVCKDSGENLKSGDYFYLHQLKEATYFKAETEMRMLWFITQPVFHYMSKNIEELTKIVKQVEEKDSYTYQHSARVQTCSVQIAKHLLLTKDQLENLYYASLFHDVGKIHVPEEILNKPDKLTPKEFEILKKHSYDGAQMVKSTYYDHISNIILHHHERLDGSGYPYGLKGDQISTEAQIIAIADTYDAMTSDRVYRKGLNPVDAMKEIKSLTNRHYREPIVDALEQVLISEGILPKD, encoded by the coding sequence ATGAAGGGTCTTCATCTCGGTTTTCAAGGTGATTTTTTAGAAAAAGTAACAGATATCAGCTCTGAGTACAGTTTGCTTGCTAAGGGAGACGGTGCTGAGGTCATTTTGCAAACCATCCTTGAGGGTAAGACCTTTTATGTGCATCCTGGTGACACACCGGAATTGATGGAGTTCTTTTATATCCTATCCGGTCATTGTGTATGTAAAGATTCGGGAGAAAATTTGAAGTCCGGTGACTACTTTTATCTGCATCAATTAAAAGAAGCCACCTATTTTAAAGCGGAAACCGAAATGAGAATGCTTTGGTTTATTACTCAGCCTGTTTTTCATTACATGAGCAAAAATATTGAAGAGCTTACGAAAATTGTTAAACAGGTAGAAGAAAAGGACTCATATACTTATCAGCACAGTGCCCGCGTTCAAACGTGCTCTGTCCAAATTGCCAAGCACCTTCTGCTTACGAAGGATCAGCTTGAAAACTTATATTATGCCTCGCTTTTCCATGACGTTGGAAAAATACATGTTCCCGAAGAAATACTGAACAAGCCCGATAAACTCACTCCGAAAGAATTTGAAATTTTAAAAAAGCACTCTTATGATGGAGCCCAAATGGTAAAATCCACATACTATGATCATATTAGCAACATTATCCTTCACCATCACGAAAGGCTCGATGGATCTGGATATCCATACGGGCTAAAAGGAGACCAAATCTCAACCGAAGCCCAAATCATTGCCATTGCAGACACATACGATGCCATGACCTCTGACCGGGTATACAGAAAAGGCTTGAATCCCGTTGATGCCATGAAAGAAATAAAGAGCTTAACGAACCGCCATTACAGGGAGCCGATTGTGGATGCCCTTGAGCAAGTGCTAATTTCTGAAGGGATTCTTCCGAAAGATTAG
- a CDS encoding helix-turn-helix transcriptional regulator: MMDEKLLHEIEEYLRTHRETSFNLYENYTTHQPIQAEIAQFLDKNRKPGFNQILFEFLEKKALTDSEVYKKAGIDRRHFSKMRSSGYRPRKKTALSLALAMELGIDELEDLLSAAGYSISYSEDRDLIVKYFVEKRIYDLFQINEGLDYFGEEVFKI; this comes from the coding sequence ATGATGGATGAAAAATTGCTGCATGAAATAGAGGAATACCTTCGAACTCACAGGGAAACAAGCTTTAATCTTTATGAGAATTACACTACCCATCAGCCAATACAAGCGGAAATTGCACAATTTCTAGACAAAAACAGGAAACCGGGTTTTAACCAAATATTATTTGAGTTCTTAGAGAAAAAAGCCTTAACAGATTCAGAAGTATACAAAAAAGCGGGGATTGACCGCAGGCACTTTTCCAAGATGAGATCAAGCGGATACAGGCCGCGCAAAAAGACCGCCCTCTCACTGGCTTTAGCAATGGAGTTAGGCATTGATGAATTGGAAGACCTTTTGTCTGCTGCGGGATACTCCATATCCTATAGTGAAGACAGAGATTTAATTGTTAAGTATTTTGTGGAGAAGAGGATTTATGATTTGTTTCAGATTAATGAAGGTTTGGATTATTTTGGGGAAGAAGTTTTTAAGATTTAA
- a CDS encoding esterase-like activity of phytase family protein, with the protein MKKFTFLKVTAISIICISTFACSNKQQEGSKEKEKASTPSVKLIGKYQFENPPKLAKDIHAAMGSSLLHLPGDPDHIFYSSSDRGPNGELTINNEERRTFPIPTYTPAVYKIELSKGKIKVTDKIQLKLPKGSDPVTGNAFITGLPNFKEKDETPYDAAGKKVLSYDPYGLDTEGLAYNPADQTFWLSDEYRPSLVQMKKDGTLLQRLVPAGMEGDFKNAPYLPVKANLPGVLTKREENRGFESVTITPDGRYLYTMTQSALTNPDENSRITRILKIDLKTTKVIAEYAYIFEDGRKLGLDQHDIVVSDLFAIDEHSLLVDERDTASGKEAKFKKIYKINLQEATNILNKDKGKGKTLEQMNAKDQKAAGIKAVAKKEVVDLLKFGYPYEKAEGITLVGKKLAVINDDDFGVTDPNSKTELWLFRLP; encoded by the coding sequence ATGAAAAAATTTACGTTTCTTAAAGTCACGGCCATCTCAATCATTTGCATATCCACATTCGCATGCTCCAACAAGCAGCAGGAGGGGAGTAAAGAAAAGGAGAAAGCTTCCACCCCTTCCGTTAAGCTTATTGGAAAATACCAATTCGAAAATCCTCCAAAGTTAGCGAAAGATATCCATGCGGCGATGGGATCCTCGCTTCTGCATCTGCCTGGTGACCCGGATCATATTTTTTATTCTTCTTCTGACCGAGGCCCGAACGGGGAATTGACCATTAATAATGAAGAACGGAGAACTTTTCCAATCCCGACGTATACGCCTGCCGTATATAAAATCGAACTTTCTAAAGGGAAAATAAAAGTAACAGATAAAATCCAATTAAAGCTGCCAAAGGGATCCGATCCCGTAACAGGAAATGCCTTTATTACCGGTTTGCCTAATTTTAAGGAAAAAGATGAAACTCCGTATGATGCGGCAGGGAAAAAGGTGTTGTCGTATGATCCCTACGGTCTGGATACGGAGGGGCTTGCTTACAACCCTGCTGATCAAACGTTTTGGTTAAGTGATGAATACCGTCCAAGTCTTGTTCAGATGAAAAAAGACGGTACGCTTCTGCAGCGGTTAGTGCCGGCTGGAATGGAAGGGGATTTTAAAAACGCTCCTTACCTTCCCGTAAAAGCGAATTTGCCAGGTGTTTTAACGAAGCGGGAGGAAAATAGAGGATTCGAATCCGTAACCATTACTCCAGATGGACGTTACCTTTATACAATGACGCAAAGTGCTCTGACAAACCCTGATGAAAATTCGAGAATTACACGAATTTTAAAGATTGATTTGAAAACGACAAAAGTAATCGCCGAGTATGCCTATATTTTTGAGGATGGCCGAAAGCTAGGACTGGATCAACATGATATTGTCGTATCTGATCTTTTTGCAATAGATGAACACAGTCTTCTTGTCGATGAACGGGATACAGCCTCAGGAAAAGAAGCAAAATTCAAGAAAATCTATAAAATTAATCTCCAAGAGGCAACCAATATTTTAAATAAGGATAAGGGGAAAGGAAAAACGCTCGAGCAAATGAACGCAAAGGATCAAAAAGCTGCGGGAATAAAAGCAGTGGCGAAAAAGGAAGTCGTCGATCTGCTGAAATTCGGTTATCCGTATGAAAAAGCTGAAGGAATAACGCTGGTCGGAAAAAAATTAGCGGTCATTAACGATGACGATTTTGGAGTAACCGATCCGAACAGCAAAACAGAGCTTTGGTTATTCCGGTTACCATAA
- a CDS encoding vWA domain-containing protein: MKAGLKEIVFLLDRSGSMAGLEQETIEGFNSLIKKQTEREGETNVTAVLFDDQYEVLWNGADAKEVSLSKENYDVRGCTALLDAIGKAILEVGSRLQHTEENQRPDKVMFVITTDGMENASREFTHDKVKDLITHQREKYNWEFLFLGANIDAFHEANLLGVQQDMVHEFTASAAGIEAMYSSVQESINKIVE; encoded by the coding sequence ATGAAAGCTGGCTTAAAGGAGATTGTGTTCCTGCTTGACCGCAGCGGGTCAATGGCAGGACTTGAACAGGAAACAATCGAAGGCTTTAATTCACTTATAAAAAAGCAAACGGAACGGGAAGGCGAAACGAATGTTACAGCCGTTCTATTTGATGATCAATATGAGGTTCTCTGGAATGGAGCAGACGCAAAGGAGGTATCACTGTCAAAAGAAAATTACGATGTACGGGGATGTACCGCATTGCTGGATGCGATTGGCAAGGCGATTTTGGAAGTGGGAAGCAGGCTTCAGCATACTGAGGAAAATCAGAGACCGGATAAGGTCATGTTCGTCATCACTACGGATGGCATGGAGAATGCCAGCAGAGAATTTACTCATGACAAGGTCAAAGATCTGATTACCCATCAGCGTGAAAAATACAATTGGGAGTTTCTATTTTTAGGAGCGAATATCGATGCGTTTCATGAAGCAAATCTTCTTGGAGTCCAGCAAGATATGGTTCATGAGTTTACAGCATCAGCGGCTGGAATAGAAGCGATGTATTCCAGCGTGCAAGAATCGATCAACAAAATCGTGGAATAG
- a CDS encoding GDSL-type esterase/lipase family protein: protein MKIVCFGDSLTRGVTLDKGRLRITKKNYPYYLKEFLKPDITVLNKGVFNDNSDLLLRRLQKDVLEENPDFVIIAIGGNDCNFNWNEVVEHPDSEHQATVPVDRYIENVKMMMEKMKKAGIIPIVMTLPPLDPVRYYQYLFQQYGSSIGHWISLKGGMEHWHGMYNDRLMNLADEMQVGKADVRTALRQAGSLQNLISDDGIHLTPAGYRVVGREISAFLNGGEEK from the coding sequence ATGAAAATCGTTTGCTTTGGTGACAGTTTGACGAGGGGCGTAACGCTTGATAAAGGGAGATTAAGAATAACCAAAAAGAATTATCCCTATTATCTGAAGGAATTTTTGAAGCCTGATATAACCGTGCTCAATAAAGGGGTATTCAACGATAATTCTGATCTTCTTCTGAGGAGACTGCAGAAGGATGTGCTGGAGGAAAATCCTGATTTCGTCATCATCGCAATTGGCGGGAATGACTGCAATTTCAACTGGAATGAAGTGGTGGAACATCCTGATTCGGAGCATCAAGCCACTGTTCCTGTCGATCGCTATATTGAAAATGTGAAAATGATGATGGAGAAAATGAAAAAGGCCGGGATTATCCCGATTGTGATGACCCTTCCCCCGCTGGACCCTGTGCGGTACTACCAATATTTGTTCCAGCAATATGGCAGCTCCATTGGTCATTGGATCAGTTTGAAGGGCGGCATGGAGCATTGGCATGGGATGTATAATGACCGCTTAATGAACCTGGCCGATGAAATGCAAGTGGGGAAAGCAGACGTCAGGACCGCTTTGAGACAAGCTGGCAGCCTTCAGAATTTGATTAGTGATGACGGGATTCACTTAACTCCTGCAGGGTACAGAGTAGTTGGCAGGGAAATCTCTGCTTTTTTAAATGGCGGGGAGGAAAAATAA